In the Pseudanabaena sp. PCC 7367 genome, one interval contains:
- the folK gene encoding 2-amino-4-hydroxy-6-hydroxymethyldihydropteridine diphosphokinase, whose product MARCAIAIGSNLGDSLQIVADAIAQLNSNPQLEVVQLSRWYKTKAVTKLITRTVNVGAGLRSPSTPLDSLVSGFPSDGFDDLNGSPQPDFINGCAIAETSLSPLAILALLLELEKNFGRQRRKRWDARTLDLDLLLYDDLVLELPELILPHPRMGDRAFVMLPLVEIAPDWWHPIFGKTIAELALDPPDLNVCQPIPLEQDVSA is encoded by the coding sequence ATGGCTCGATGTGCGATCGCAATAGGCAGTAATTTAGGCGACTCTTTGCAGATAGTTGCCGATGCCATAGCGCAATTAAACAGCAATCCCCAGCTAGAAGTTGTGCAATTGTCGCGCTGGTATAAAACCAAGGCGGTGACCAAATTAATTACCCGAACCGTGAATGTTGGTGCAGGATTGCGATCGCCCTCAACGCCATTGGATAGCTTGGTGAGCGGTTTTCCAAGCGATGGGTTTGATGATTTGAACGGATCACCTCAGCCAGATTTTATCAATGGTTGTGCGATCGCCGAAACCTCTTTGTCCCCCCTGGCAATCCTGGCATTGTTGCTAGAGCTTGAGAAAAACTTTGGCCGACAACGCCGGAAACGCTGGGATGCCCGCACCCTGGATCTAGATTTATTGCTCTATGATGATCTGGTGCTGGAGTTACCAGAATTAATTTTACCGCACCCGCGCATGGGCGATCGTGCCTTTGTGATGCTCCCCCTGGTGGAAATTGCCCCCGATTGGTGGCATCCTATATTTGGCAAGACGATCGCTGAATTAGCCCTCGATCCGCCTGATCTAAATGTTTGTCAGCCAATCCCCTTGGAGCAGGATGTTTCAGCTTAG
- the nadC gene encoding carboxylating nicotinate-nucleotide diphosphorylase produces MLPPFVVLDPIISAWLREDIGRGDRTTDCLFANGSPVGRAEIVAKEAGVIAGLPIAKRSFYLLDPEVEFKQLVEDGTECEKGQKIATIAGSLSSLLTGERVALNILMQLSGISSLTREYGLAIADLPTQLVDTRKTTPGLRLFEKYATQVGGAINHRLGLDDAVMIKDNHIIAAGGITKAVQQIRAQMPFTTTIEVETENIDQVKEALLQRVDIIMLDNMSAELMSEAIALIRSQDPKVKIEASGNITIVTIRSVAELEVDYISTSAMVARSRWLDLSMNIN; encoded by the coding sequence ATGTTGCCTCCCTTTGTGGTTCTCGATCCAATCATTTCAGCCTGGCTGCGCGAAGACATTGGCCGGGGCGATCGCACCACCGATTGCCTGTTTGCCAATGGTTCACCTGTGGGTAGGGCAGAGATAGTTGCAAAAGAAGCGGGGGTAATCGCTGGCCTGCCGATCGCTAAGCGCTCTTTTTATCTCCTCGATCCAGAGGTGGAATTTAAGCAATTAGTCGAAGATGGCACAGAGTGCGAGAAGGGACAAAAAATTGCCACGATCGCTGGGAGTTTGTCTAGCTTGCTAACTGGTGAACGGGTGGCGTTGAATATTTTGATGCAACTGTCGGGAATCAGCAGCCTGACGCGGGAATATGGATTGGCGATCGCTGACCTGCCCACCCAGCTCGTTGATACCCGCAAAACCACACCAGGACTGCGATTGTTTGAAAAATATGCCACCCAAGTTGGCGGCGCGATCAATCATCGGCTGGGGTTGGATGATGCGGTGATGATTAAGGATAATCACATCATTGCGGCCGGAGGCATTACCAAGGCGGTGCAGCAAATTCGTGCCCAGATGCCTTTCACCACCACGATCGAAGTGGAAACCGAAAATATCGATCAGGTCAAAGAAGCCCTTTTGCAACGGGTGGATATTATTATGCTGGATAATATGTCAGCGGAATTGATGAGTGAAGCGATCGCCCTGATCCGCAGCCAAGATCCCAAGGTCAAGATCGAGGCTTCCGGCAACATTACCATCGTAACTATTCGCAGCGTGGCGGAATTAGAGGTGGATTATATTTCTACCAGTGCGATGGTGGCGCGATCGCGGTGGCTGGATTTGAGCATGAATATTAATTAG
- a CDS encoding Panacea domain-containing protein — protein sequence MISCFDVANFFLSQADEDAGDLISNLKLQKLVYYAQGFHLAMFGQPLFSEEIQAWVHGPVIPELYQKFKIYDSKPLPSPEDFNLEVFKPEVLELLEDVQKIYGQFSAWKLKNMTYEELPWSSTETGQIISYQKMKEYFKTLLVDA from the coding sequence ATGATTAGCTGTTTTGATGTTGCTAATTTCTTTCTCTCCCAAGCTGATGAAGATGCTGGCGACCTTATCTCCAACTTAAAGCTACAGAAACTTGTCTATTATGCTCAAGGCTTTCATCTGGCCATGTTCGGGCAGCCGTTGTTCTCTGAAGAAATCCAAGCCTGGGTTCATGGCCCTGTTATACCTGAGCTTTACCAAAAGTTTAAGATTTATGACTCCAAACCTCTACCTTCTCCAGAGGATTTCAATCTCGAAGTTTTTAAACCAGAGGTACTTGAGCTTTTAGAAGATGTCCAAAAGATATATGGGCAATTCTCGGCATGGAAATTGAAAAACATGACCTACGAAGAACTGCCTTGGTCTAGCACGGAGACTGGGCAAATTATTTCTTATCAAAAAATGAAAGAATACTTTAAGACTTTATTGGTAGATGCCTAA
- a CDS encoding DNA-directed RNA polymerase subunit omega: MAKRYVIDPQEVIHRVEDLVAASSNRYKITVQVANRAKHRRYEEIEEYDDRAMKPIVRAVIEMSDELTQPEILSDED, encoded by the coding sequence ATGGCAAAGCGCTACGTCATCGATCCCCAGGAAGTAATCCATCGCGTTGAAGATTTGGTGGCTGCTTCCTCCAATCGCTACAAAATCACCGTCCAGGTGGCCAACCGTGCCAAGCACCGCCGCTATGAAGAAATTGAAGAATATGACGATCGCGCCATGAAGCCGATTGTCCGCGCCGTGATTGAAATGTCCGATGAACTCACCCAGCCAGAAATCCTCAGCGACGAAGATTAG
- a CDS encoding DUF1818 family protein: MTYFASGDRWRLGYNPSAQVFCGLVGGDGWAIELTRAEIADFLRLSLQLAATMIDMAAELADQEKITCTLESELILVETSGYADRYGLYFQLQTGRKAEGSWSAVDVPELLGAIADLNQAMQSPQEKA; the protein is encoded by the coding sequence GTGACTTATTTTGCAAGTGGCGATCGCTGGCGCTTGGGCTATAATCCCTCGGCGCAGGTTTTCTGTGGCCTGGTGGGGGGCGATGGCTGGGCGATCGAGTTAACCAGGGCAGAGATCGCAGATTTTCTGAGGCTCAGCTTACAACTTGCCGCCACCATGATCGACATGGCAGCCGAGTTGGCCGATCAAGAAAAAATTACCTGCACCCTCGAATCGGAGCTAATCCTAGTAGAAACTAGTGGCTATGCCGATCGCTATGGTTTATATTTCCAACTGCAAACCGGACGCAAGGCCGAAGGTTCCTGGTCAGCAGTAGATGTACCAGAGTTGTTAGGGGCGATCGCTGACTTGAATCAGGCCATGCAATCCCCCCAGGAAAAAGCCTAG
- a CDS encoding AAA family ATPase produces MDKQKKVKQLVDNLRQAIVGKEEAIELVLVALLSGGHALLEDVPGVGKTLLAKSLAASIAGKFQRIQCTPDLLPTDITGTNIWNPSSGEFSFLPGPVFTNILLADEINRATPRTQSALLEVMEETQVTIDGVSRPVEMPFFAIATQNPIEYQGTFPLPEAQLDRFTLSFSLGYPGEAEEIQMLQRSQSGEIGSDRLEPCITPEEVLELRKRCGEMKVSDAINQYIVNLVRATRDDSEITLGASPRGTVALQKAAQSLAFLRSMVDGNRTADYVVPDDVKDLAPYVLGHRIIPTGRRSTTGIIKRILTEVEVN; encoded by the coding sequence ATGGATAAGCAAAAGAAGGTCAAGCAGTTAGTTGATAACCTCAGGCAGGCGATCGTGGGGAAAGAGGAAGCGATCGAATTGGTGTTGGTGGCATTGTTATCAGGGGGACATGCCTTACTTGAAGATGTACCAGGGGTGGGGAAAACTTTGCTGGCTAAGTCTTTGGCTGCATCGATCGCCGGAAAATTTCAACGCATCCAATGCACACCTGACCTTTTGCCCACTGACATTACAGGCACTAACATCTGGAACCCTAGTTCGGGTGAGTTTAGTTTTCTGCCGGGGCCAGTTTTTACAAACATTCTGCTGGCCGATGAAATCAATCGCGCTACTCCTCGCACCCAGTCGGCGTTGCTGGAGGTAATGGAAGAAACCCAGGTCACGATCGATGGGGTTTCACGCCCCGTAGAAATGCCATTTTTTGCGATCGCCACCCAGAATCCGATCGAATATCAGGGCACCTTCCCATTGCCAGAAGCCCAGCTCGATCGCTTCACGCTCTCATTTAGCTTGGGTTATCCCGGCGAGGCCGAAGAGATCCAAATGTTGCAGCGATCGCAATCCGGTGAAATTGGTTCTGACCGCCTAGAGCCATGTATCACGCCGGAAGAGGTGCTAGAACTGCGCAAACGCTGCGGCGAAATGAAGGTTAGTGATGCGATCAATCAATATATTGTGAATCTGGTGCGGGCTACCCGTGATGATAGTGAAATCACCCTGGGAGCCAGTCCACGGGGCACGGTGGCTCTGCAAAAGGCAGCCCAAAGTTTGGCCTTTTTGCGTAGTATGGTAGACGGAAATCGCACCGCTGATTATGTGGTTCCCGATGATGTGAAGGATCTAGCTCCCTATGTGTTGGGGCATCGGATTATCCCGACGGGGCGGCGATCGACCACGGGCATTATTAAGCGGATTTTGACTGAGGTTGAAGTAAACTAG
- the ribF gene encoding bifunctional riboflavin kinase/FMN adenylyltransferase gives MLVTSNPAQAHKHTAIALGNFDGLHRGHQQVIAQILPASCHSLSGKVGHLDDLDRLAPTSPVAIATPLKLTVESNASNGKSNGNHDKPDLIPTVVTFAPHPREFFSGTQRSLLTPLPEKIAILEQMGIAQLVLLPFDEELAQLSAADFIQKILIEQLGVQKISVGHDFGFGHKRQGTVVDLQKIWGDRVCVVPDLQFELPPDFANGSGSGQKVDQLSNLNHPPEAVSPTTRISSSVIRAALDKGEIKLANHLLGRPYALIGAVETGAQLGRKIGFPTANLNLPARKLLPRNGVYAVTVTILERKPTNPAQIYDAVMNIGVRPTVHKTAPVNAAAPDDQNTSNQNIEPEPQGESDPSDRTYSQSAQMQRKVEVHILDWSGDIYGQQLQVNLIDFLRPEQKFPSLDELKAQIAADCEAARQILQNIEAENYLNDCNYLSMVSG, from the coding sequence TTGTTAGTAACTTCTAATCCAGCACAAGCTCACAAACACACTGCGATCGCCCTGGGTAATTTCGATGGCCTGCATCGTGGGCATCAGCAAGTGATCGCGCAAATTCTGCCAGCATCATGCCACAGTCTTTCCGGTAAGGTTGGCCATTTAGATGATTTAGATCGCTTAGCGCCAACTAGCCCAGTTGCGATCGCTACCCCACTCAAGCTTACGGTTGAGTCTAATGCCAGCAATGGTAAAAGCAATGGTAATCATGACAAACCGGATCTAATTCCTACGGTGGTTACCTTTGCTCCTCATCCGCGCGAATTTTTTAGTGGAACTCAGCGATCGCTACTAACCCCCCTGCCCGAAAAGATTGCGATCCTGGAGCAAATGGGGATCGCGCAATTAGTGCTATTACCCTTTGACGAGGAGCTAGCCCAACTCAGTGCCGCTGATTTTATCCAGAAGATTTTGATTGAGCAGTTGGGGGTGCAAAAAATTAGTGTTGGTCATGATTTTGGCTTTGGCCACAAGCGGCAGGGCACTGTCGTTGATCTCCAAAAAATTTGGGGCGATCGTGTTTGTGTCGTACCAGATTTGCAATTTGAGTTGCCTCCAGATTTTGCTAACGGCTCTGGATCGGGGCAAAAAGTAGACCAATTGAGCAATCTCAATCACCCACCAGAAGCGGTAAGTCCAACTACTCGGATCAGCAGTTCTGTGATCCGTGCAGCGCTAGATAAAGGCGAAATTAAGCTCGCTAATCATCTGCTGGGTCGCCCCTATGCCTTGATCGGTGCTGTAGAAACTGGGGCACAATTGGGGCGCAAAATCGGTTTTCCTACCGCTAATCTAAATTTACCAGCCCGTAAGCTTTTGCCCAGAAATGGGGTCTATGCCGTAACTGTAACGATCTTAGAGCGAAAGCCAACTAATCCTGCTCAAATCTACGATGCAGTGATGAATATTGGCGTACGGCCAACGGTGCATAAAACAGCTCCGGTTAACGCCGCTGCCCCTGATGACCAAAATACTAGTAACCAAAATATTGAGCCTGAACCGCAGGGGGAATCTGATCCCAGCGATCGCACGTACTCCCAATCAGCACAAATGCAGCGCAAAGTGGAAGTACACATATTAGACTGGAGTGGTGATATTTACGGCCAGCAATTGCAGGTAAATTTGATTGATTTCCTGCGGCCAGAACAGAAATTCCCATCTTTAGATGAACTTAAGGCGCAAATTGCGGCGGATTGTGAGGCAGCACGCCAAATTTTGCAAAATATCGAAGCTGAGAATTATCTTAATGACTGCAATTATTTAAGTATGGTTAGCGGCTAG
- a CDS encoding HpsJ-like protein, cyanoexosortase A-associated: MTDELTNPSSSDQPRQPSDRPQKSDPNLLNPPNLPNQPEAELATPRSASLESAQQPNPLNPLEESDSDLQPEADQAQQSPDQLTAAETQSPSRKRGGVEFLGFRLIGYGILALAVLDIGHAAFPLRFMNPAWELEVIEALAARVPMFFVGLIMVLYQKRSPGRRLLQRLLSKALGWGIIGLACLYLLTIPLSISNSLRQDNAYYNLIKSQLLQINTRTQQLQEDLEQASDRDINNLLNQVEDPELLGGANTPDLFRSQASEQLQQFDQEVEEQALSSIRQQRIDNIKNSLRLVFGGLVAGVVLLRIRLSAIPKVSGKGQTEKDIRSLNLVRLPGYSLLLLGFVNYFITLMPPQITNPSWGIFSSSYVAELAPIPIIGLALVFYRSTQGRRQTERTVLKILSWASLVTAILFILLVPLVVVYSVQQRSQTNTQLETQVEQLTVQNRQLRNRIENSTTQEIALLIERQTLRGAPPASQDPEKLRILALSDLDQREQNIQLEMTSIKKQQSQFLLGNFVKRLSEAIVMSCLFIYIWNATAWARAAKYGVIARRRRRPKGGKSGKGRTRRRK, from the coding sequence ATGACAGACGAATTAACCAATCCAAGCAGTTCTGATCAGCCACGTCAGCCAAGCGATCGCCCGCAAAAATCTGATCCCAATCTTCTCAATCCTCCTAATCTTCCTAATCAACCTGAGGCGGAATTAGCGACACCGCGATCGGCATCATTAGAATCAGCCCAGCAACCAAATCCATTAAATCCATTAGAGGAGTCTGATTCAGACCTTCAGCCTGAGGCAGATCAAGCGCAACAATCACCAGACCAGTTAACGGCGGCAGAGACTCAATCCCCAAGTCGCAAACGGGGTGGAGTAGAGTTCTTGGGGTTTCGGCTGATTGGCTATGGCATCTTAGCGCTAGCGGTATTAGACATTGGTCATGCTGCCTTCCCGCTCCGGTTTATGAATCCAGCCTGGGAGCTAGAAGTAATCGAAGCACTGGCCGCACGAGTACCCATGTTTTTTGTGGGGCTGATTATGGTGCTCTATCAAAAGCGATCGCCCGGTCGCAGGTTATTACAGCGTCTCCTATCCAAAGCCCTGGGTTGGGGCATAATTGGCTTAGCTTGTTTGTATCTATTAACTATTCCTTTATCAATCTCTAATTCCCTGCGCCAGGATAATGCCTATTACAACCTGATTAAGTCTCAGCTATTGCAAATTAACACCAGAACCCAGCAATTGCAGGAGGATCTTGAGCAGGCCAGCGATCGAGACATTAATAATTTGCTCAACCAGGTAGAAGACCCAGAGCTACTTGGTGGTGCTAATACGCCTGATTTATTTAGATCCCAAGCATCTGAACAATTGCAACAGTTCGATCAAGAGGTAGAAGAACAGGCGCTTAGTTCAATTCGCCAGCAAAGGATTGATAATATCAAAAATAGCCTCAGGCTAGTCTTTGGTGGTCTAGTTGCTGGAGTTGTGCTCTTGAGAATTAGATTGAGCGCAATTCCCAAAGTTAGCGGGAAGGGGCAAACCGAAAAAGATATCCGATCGCTGAATTTGGTTAGGCTACCGGGCTATAGCTTACTACTCCTAGGTTTTGTCAACTATTTCATTACCTTGATGCCCCCACAAATAACCAATCCCAGTTGGGGCATCTTTTCAAGCAGTTATGTGGCTGAGCTAGCCCCAATTCCGATCATTGGTTTGGCTTTGGTTTTTTATCGCAGTACCCAAGGTCGAAGGCAGACCGAGCGAACCGTCCTGAAAATTCTTTCCTGGGCTAGCCTGGTTACGGCGATTCTATTTATTCTCCTGGTGCCATTGGTGGTTGTTTATTCGGTGCAACAGCGATCTCAAACTAATACTCAACTGGAAACCCAGGTTGAACAATTAACCGTCCAAAATCGGCAACTGCGCAATCGAATTGAAAATTCTACCACCCAGGAGATCGCCCTTCTAATTGAGCGGCAGACCCTCAGAGGAGCACCACCAGCCAGCCAAGATCCCGAAAAGCTCAGAATTCTTGCCCTTAGCGATCTAGATCAGCGAGAACAAAACATTCAACTGGAAATGACATCAATAAAAAAGCAGCAAAGCCAATTCTTGCTGGGAAATTTCGTTAAGCGCCTAAGTGAAGCGATCGTAATGAGTTGTTTGTTCATATATATCTGGAATGCCACAGCCTGGGCCAGGGCGGCCAAATATGGTGTGATCGCCCGCCGTCGTCGCCGTCCTAAAGGGGGGAAAAGCGGCAAGGGCAGAACCAGACGCAGAAAATAA
- a CDS encoding 50S ribosomal protein L25, translating into MKMNLDCTIRPENSKTRALRRDGQIPGTVYGHLGNQSTSIVVAKKDVDYLMRHAKVNNTLIKLNIADSEFDGVTVLREVQTHPFRRQVFHLSFFAIESQKAVDLDVPLNFIGTPKGIKVGGVLDILIKEVKVSCPPNNVPEKIDIHISHLDVGKGIRVGDIPLEDGQVMITDTAPLAVNVRAGRTPTAAATPAE; encoded by the coding sequence ATGAAAATGAACTTAGATTGCACAATTCGTCCTGAGAATAGTAAAACCCGTGCCCTGCGCCGTGATGGGCAAATACCTGGCACGGTTTATGGCCATCTGGGTAATCAGTCCACCTCGATCGTGGTCGCCAAGAAAGATGTTGATTACTTGATGCGTCATGCCAAAGTGAACAACACTTTAATCAAGTTAAATATTGCCGATAGTGAATTTGATGGCGTTACGGTGCTCAGAGAAGTGCAAACCCATCCTTTCCGTCGTCAGGTATTTCATCTCAGCTTTTTTGCGATCGAATCCCAGAAAGCAGTAGACCTGGATGTGCCCCTTAACTTTATTGGTACACCAAAGGGGATTAAGGTTGGTGGCGTTTTGGATATTTTGATCAAAGAAGTCAAGGTCTCATGCCCACCTAATAATGTGCCAGAAAAGATCGACATCCATATTAGTCATCTGGATGTTGGTAAAGGTATTCGGGTTGGCGATATTCCCCTTGAAGATGGTCAGGTTATGATTACGGACACAGCTCCCTTAGCGGTTAATGTGCGTGCTGGCCGGACACCAACGGCGGCGGCCACTCCTGCTGAGTAG
- a CDS encoding adenylosuccinate synthase, which translates to MANVIVIGTQWGDEGKGKITDLLSRSADVVVRYQGGVNAGHTVVVGDDTFKLHLIPSGILYPETDCIIGSGTVIEPQTLLAEIEQLKQIGVKTQNLFIAETAHVTMPYHQLIDRAAEDRRAEHKIGTTGKGIGPTYCDKSERVGIRIVDLMDKETRVKRLQWAIEYKNFVLERLYEKEPLNADTVIKQYIDYAEQLRPYVVDASLKIDEAIKKRRNILFEGAQGTLLDLDHGTYPYVTSSNPVAGGACIGAGVGPTQIDRIIGVAKAYTTRVGEGPFPTELLDDAGNHLGDRGAEFGTTTGRKRRCGWFDGVIGRYAVRINGLDCLAITKLDVLDELSEIKVCIAYELDGEVIQDFPCDSRSFGRAKPIYETLPGWRTSTKECKQFADLPKAARAYLQFIADLLETPIAIISIGAQRGQTIIVEDPIHGPKRGLLSA; encoded by the coding sequence TTGGCTAACGTAATTGTTATTGGCACCCAGTGGGGCGACGAGGGTAAGGGTAAAATCACTGATTTGCTTAGTCGTTCTGCCGATGTTGTGGTGCGCTATCAAGGCGGGGTCAATGCTGGGCACACCGTTGTCGTGGGTGATGACACCTTTAAGCTGCATTTGATTCCATCGGGGATTTTGTACCCAGAAACTGACTGCATTATTGGCAGCGGCACGGTAATCGAACCGCAGACCCTGTTGGCGGAGATTGAGCAACTTAAGCAGATTGGGGTAAAGACTCAGAATCTGTTCATTGCCGAGACTGCCCATGTCACCATGCCTTACCACCAGTTGATCGATCGGGCTGCGGAAGACCGTCGCGCCGAGCATAAAATTGGTACTACTGGCAAGGGGATTGGCCCTACTTACTGTGACAAATCCGAGCGGGTTGGGATTCGGATTGTCGATTTGATGGACAAAGAGACGCGGGTAAAGCGATTGCAATGGGCGATCGAATATAAAAACTTTGTCCTGGAGCGATTGTATGAAAAAGAACCCCTCAACGCTGATACTGTAATTAAGCAGTATATCGACTACGCTGAGCAGTTACGCCCCTACGTGGTGGATGCTTCGCTGAAAATTGATGAAGCAATCAAGAAAAGGCGGAATATCCTATTCGAGGGTGCGCAGGGGACATTGCTAGATCTCGATCATGGCACCTATCCCTATGTTACCTCCTCTAATCCCGTTGCTGGTGGTGCTTGTATTGGTGCGGGGGTGGGGCCAACCCAAATCGATCGCATTATTGGTGTGGCCAAGGCCTATACCACGCGAGTCGGTGAGGGGCCATTTCCCACCGAGTTGTTGGATGATGCCGGTAACCATTTGGGCGATCGGGGTGCAGAATTTGGTACTACTACGGGTCGCAAACGGCGTTGCGGTTGGTTTGATGGTGTAATTGGTCGCTATGCGGTGCGGATCAATGGTCTCGATTGTCTGGCGATCACCAAGCTGGATGTTTTAGATGAACTCAGTGAGATCAAGGTTTGTATTGCCTACGAGCTAGACGGCGAGGTAATCCAAGATTTCCCTTGCGATTCACGCAGCTTCGGCCGTGCCAAACCAATCTATGAAACCTTGCCCGGTTGGCGTACTTCCACCAAGGAATGTAAGCAATTTGCCGATTTGCCCAAGGCAGCTAGGGCTTATTTGCAATTTATTGCGGATTTGCTCGAAACCCCAATTGCGATTATTTCAATCGGGGCTCAGCGTGGCCAAACTATAATCGTAGAGGATCCCATTCATGGTCCGAAGCGGGGGTTGCTCAGTGCTTAA
- a CDS encoding RDD family protein: MDFEPAYNRFSLAQMGQRTAASGIDIVVCLMLSSLLEALVGIDVVSSGGELIFCFVWLFGRVLVPTRTQGQSIGRWAMNLRVVDVEFGKTANVIALARREATILIAMLIWIASLDSLTGAVILALVPVVVDIAPAFVDIDRRQALHDRIGGTIVINSRKGFELERKLLGFFGQANKFVKTSQRTLQDRYGADDDRQGYAGYQDAYADPYARGRQRYGDPYANRRRTRATRASYNAPESYGQAYREPTEPVDRYGDYADDGYGDPEPWGDYDDYSQSQGIDDLDRNYGDPRADRYGDQNPQRSSRPRPDSSRRRDSSDRSERQNDWGDWDYDERYDARNPDPYNDPYNDPYDDQPDAENPDYDDRSSQYDPYDQGDRRDPRGNQNRYSQSDQADYGAPRRRSTRNNKSNPRRSPRRPHDFY; this comes from the coding sequence ATGGATTTTGAACCTGCCTATAATCGGTTTTCCCTGGCGCAAATGGGGCAAAGGACTGCGGCCAGTGGCATAGATATTGTGGTTTGCCTGATGCTTAGCTCGCTGCTAGAAGCTCTGGTGGGGATTGATGTGGTTTCTAGCGGTGGGGAGCTGATCTTTTGCTTTGTCTGGCTATTCGGTCGCGTTTTGGTGCCGACCAGAACGCAAGGCCAAAGTATTGGTCGCTGGGCGATGAACCTGCGGGTGGTGGATGTGGAATTTGGCAAAACTGCCAATGTGATTGCCCTGGCTCGCCGTGAGGCCACGATCTTAATTGCGATGCTGATCTGGATTGCCTCCCTTGATTCACTTACTGGCGCGGTGATTTTAGCCCTGGTGCCAGTGGTGGTTGATATTGCACCTGCCTTTGTAGACATCGATCGCCGCCAGGCACTCCATGACCGGATTGGTGGCACGATCGTGATTAATTCCCGCAAGGGGTTTGAGCTAGAGCGCAAATTATTGGGGTTCTTTGGGCAGGCCAATAAGTTTGTCAAGACCAGTCAGCGCACGCTTCAGGATCGCTATGGAGCTGATGACGATCGCCAGGGCTATGCTGGTTATCAAGATGCTTATGCTGATCCCTATGCTAGAGGACGCCAGCGTTATGGTGATCCCTATGCCAATCGCCGCCGGACTAGGGCTACTAGAGCTAGCTATAATGCCCCAGAGTCCTATGGCCAGGCCTATCGGGAGCCAACCGAGCCAGTGGATCGCTATGGTGACTATGCTGATGATGGCTATGGTGATCCAGAGCCCTGGGGTGATTACGATGACTATAGCCAGTCTCAAGGAATAGATGATTTAGACCGTAATTATGGTGATCCGCGTGCCGATCGCTATGGTGACCAAAATCCCCAACGATCAAGTCGCCCTAGACCAGATTCTAGTCGCCGCCGCGATTCTAGTGATCGCAGTGAGCGCCAAAATGACTGGGGGGATTGGGACTATGATGAGCGCTACGATGCCCGTAATCCAGATCCATACAATGATCCATACAACGATCCATACGATGACCAGCCTGATGCTGAGAATCCAGACTATGACGATCGATCTAGCCAGTATGATCCTTATGACCAGGGCGATCGCCGCGATCCTAGAGGCAATCAAAATCGCTATAGCCAGAGCGACCAGGCAGATTATGGGGCACCCCGCCGCCGTTCAACCCGGAATAATAAATCGAATCCCAGGCGATCGCCTCGCCGCCCCCATGATTTCTATTAG
- a CDS encoding dienelactone hydrolase family protein has translation MKKITRRNFMIASGLTAGFALAAQPISAQAIATDTTDLTVGVVNIPVVDGEIPAYRAMPAAAENSAMQLPTILVVQEIFGVHAYIQDVCRRFAKLGYLAIAPDMYARYGDPTQLSSIDEIRQIVRQVPDAEVMADLDATVAWAIESSNGDPDQLGITGFCWGGRVVWLYAAHNPNLKAGVAWYGRLVGESSPRTPTHPLEVVTELNAPILGLYGENDRLIPLETVAKMREAIAESAEPASQCQIIVYPDAPHGFHADYRDSYQPVAARDGWQRAQDWFKQNGVG, from the coding sequence ATGAAAAAAATTACCCGCCGCAACTTTATGATCGCCAGTGGTCTAACTGCCGGATTTGCCCTGGCCGCGCAGCCAATTTCGGCTCAGGCGATCGCCACCGACACAACTGATTTAACGGTCGGGGTGGTGAATATTCCGGTGGTCGATGGTGAGATTCCGGCCTATCGTGCCATGCCTGCTGCTGCTGAGAATAGTGCTATGCAGTTACCGACAATTCTGGTGGTGCAGGAAATTTTCGGTGTTCACGCCTATATTCAAGATGTCTGTCGGCGCTTTGCGAAGTTGGGCTACTTGGCGATCGCTCCAGATATGTATGCTCGGTATGGCGATCCCACCCAGCTCAGCAGCATTGATGAAATACGCCAAATTGTGCGGCAAGTTCCCGATGCAGAAGTGATGGCGGATCTGGATGCTACTGTGGCCTGGGCGATCGAGTCTAGCAATGGTGATCCCGATCAGCTTGGTATCACTGGATTTTGCTGGGGTGGTCGAGTGGTTTGGCTCTATGCCGCCCATAATCCCAATTTAAAGGCAGGAGTGGCCTGGTATGGTCGGCTGGTGGGTGAGTCCAGTCCCAGAACGCCCACCCACCCCCTAGAAGTAGTCACCGAACTAAATGCGCCAATATTAGGTTTATATGGCGAAAACGATCGCCTGATCCCACTTGAAACTGTGGCCAAAATGCGGGAAGCGATCGCTGAGTCGGCTGAACCTGCCTCACAATGCCAGATCATTGTCTATCCTGATGCACCCCACGGATTCCATGCTGACTATCGGGATTCCTATCAACCTGTGGCGGCGAGAGATGGTTGGCAGCGGGCACAGGACTGGTTCAAGCAAAATGGGGTGGGTTAA